Genomic DNA from Candidatus Koribacter versatilis Ellin345:
TCAATGAAATACAAGAATTGGTTGTCGCGATCCACGGCCTTCTGCACCAGCACCTCGGGATCGCCCTCGCCTGACTTCGGCTTCTGGCAAACGCTGCCCTCGCCATCAATGTAGTAGAGGAACTTCTTGTAATCCCGTTTCAGCTTCAGGTCTTTCACTTTCTCAGCCATAGCGGTTTTCTCCAACCCGTTGGATGGCCCGCACCCCCAACCTGATGCCATTTTCAGGGCAAAATCGAGAGTTCCTGCCGCAAATTGTGACGCAGAGATACCCCCTCCACCATACCCCGATCTTTTATTTTCAGCAGTTTAGCGAGAAAACCCGCCTAGATCTCTGGGAACCAAGGACTTAAATCCCAGAATATTCAAAATAAGGACTTAGCGTCTCTTTGAACCGATCAACCGAATCACCTAATACCTAAAACCGGCCCCTTCACTTCTTCTTTTTCTTCCCCGCGCCTTCCGCCTTCTTCACCGGCTCAGGCCGCGCCAGCTTCGGATCCGTCTTCTCATTCTGTCCCGGCAACAGCACCCGACGAATCACCGGCTGGATCATCCGATACTTCCGCGGCACGATCCGTCCCGTCTCGTCTTTTAGCTGGATCGTGAACACCGGCTCATCGCCTTCCTTACCAAAGTTCTCGATGCCGGACGTCACCGGATACACGCCCCACAAATTCCGCTCGCGGTACGCCGTCTCGTATCGATGCCGCTTCAAATTCCAACTGAACACGCGGATCGAATCGTAGTCGTACGGCAGTCCGTCTCTCGGAGCCGCCATCAGCACCAGGTACTGCGCCACCTGTTTGTCCTCATCCGGAACCTTGTTCAGGATGAAGTACCCCATGATCCGCTGTCCCTCGGCGTACTGCGCGATATCGAGCGGCACATCAATGTCCACCATCCGCGCCAGTACCCAACCCACGTACCCTTGCGAATTCCGCACCAGGAACCAATCTTCCATCGGTACAGGCTCGTCGGCTTTTTCCGCCGCAAGCTTGTCCGTCGGCTTCACCGCTGCGGTCTTCGCCTTCTCCGCCTCCGCCTGCGCCGCCGGATCGGCCTTCTTCACCGGCCCCTTCGACACAATCGGTTTCACCGTCTGCTTCGGCGTGCCGCCCCTCGGCGCGCTCGCCTTCTTCAAAACTTCGACCTTCTCGCCCTCTTTCATCTGGTAAAGATGGTCGCCCTCGCGGTCCGGCGTCAGGTGGATATTCAGTTCCGCGCGTGTCGTGCCATGCGCCTGCACAATCGTCTTCGCGTTGTCGGTCTTCAGCTTGTCGAAGCCATCCGCCACGTCCTGCCCAGCCAGGTAACGCAACTCGAGCCATCCATCGCGGCCATCCTTGGTCTTCACATGGATGAACCGCTTCTGCTTCTCAAGGACTTCGACCTTGTCCCCCGCATATACCACGCCGACCTTGTTATAGACAGCCGACACGCGGTCGCGCAGGTTCGCCTGCGGCACCGAGACGTACATCATCTCGGCCTGCTTCAGCGGCCCGCGCTTACATGCAAATGTGAAAAGCAAAAACAGACAGGGCAGGAGAACCTTCAGCGATCGCAGACCGCCGCCAATCGAGGAAAACCGTAGGCCAGACACAGATTTCACAGGACTCGTATCAACATTTTCACTATAGCAGCGGATTCCCGCCAGCGTATCCACCGCGCACCTGCGTAGTTACGCAAATCTGTGAATGAATTCAATTTCGGGTGCCCCATGTCTCGCGATTTTCGAGACGTGGGGATGTTCGCCAAGCGGCCAGCCCACACCACCGCTCTCACCTCCCGCACTCTCTCTTGTCATTCAGAGGAGCGCAGCGACGAAGAATCTGCTGTTCTTATGCGAAACCCTGACTTTTACAAAACCTGAACAAACCGTCACTCCAATTCCACTCCGCTTTTCCCCATTCCCGCATACAATCTCTTGGACTCTTCTAGGGGAGAACTCTCGCATGCGTGGATTCATCCTGGGTGTCCTCATCACCCTCGTCGTGCTCTTTGGCGGTGTCTTTCTCTATCTCAAGCTCGGCATGCTCGACATCCGCGCCGCCCAACCCATCAGCGGCATTGAACACGAAATGGCGGAAATGGCCATGGACTCCTCGGTTGACAAACAAGCCCCACACACCGAGAACCCCATCAAGCCCACCGACGACAACCTGATGACCGGCGCCATGCTCTACGAAAAGAACTGCTCCCTCTGCCATGGCAGCGTCGCCGACCCGAATCACACCAGTCCCATGGCCCAGGCCTTCTACCCGCACGTCCCGCAAATCGTCAAACGCATTCCCGGCGATGAAGACTGGCACCTCTTTTTCGTCACCAAGTACGGCGTCCGCGACACCGGCATGCCCGCTTGGGAAAAGACCATGAAAGACGACGACATCTGGCGCGTCGTCACCTTCGTCAAGCACAGCGACAAGCTCTCGCCGACGGTCCAGGAAATGTGGCAAACCTACGGCACCCCCAGCGGCGTAGCCCCCGCCCCCGCCAAACCAGCAAAATAACCAAATCCTTCTGGGTGCCCCATGTCTCGCGATTTTCGAGACGTGGGGATTTTCCCCTCGCGTCCAGCCCACACCACCGCCCGCACCCCCACCGCCCTCTCTTGTCATTCAGAGGAGCGCAGCGACGAAGAATCTGCTGTTCCGCCGGATGCCCGCACCCGCCCGCGCGCTCTCCGCATCTCTATCTCAGCTATAATTTCCAGTTTGCCATCTCAGAAGGAACCCATGCCTACCGACGTCATCATGCCCCAGATGGGGGAATCGATCTTTGAAGGCACCATCACCAAATGGCTCAAACAACCGGGCGACCAGGTCCAGCGCGACGAGCCCCTCTTCGAAATCTCCACCGATAAAGTCGACGCCGAAATCCCCGCCCCTGCCGCGGGCATCCTGAAAGAAATCAAGGCCCAGGCCGGCCAGACCGTACAGGTCAACACCGTAGTCGCCATCATCGACGCCGCCGGCTCCGCGACCACTTCCGCTCCGAAACCCGCCGCCGCTGCGCCACCGAAATCCGCGCCGCAACCCGATGGCGTAAGCTCCTCTGCCCCGTCAACGAGCGCGCCGAGCGTCCCCGCCGCTGGTCCCAAGACCGACGTCGTAATGCCGCAGATGGGCGAATCCATCTTCGAAGGCACCATCACCAAGTGGCTCAAGAATGTTGGTGACACCGTCCAGCGCGACGAGCCGCTCTTCGAAATCTCCACCGACAAAGTGGACGCCGAGATCCCCGCCCCAGTAGCCGGAGTCCTCAGCGAAATCAAAGTTCAAGCCGGCGCCACCGTCCAGGTCAACACCGTCGTCGCCACCATCGGCGGCGCCGCTGGAGCCAGCGCGCGCGCGCCGCAAGCCGCCGCACCCGCTCCTTCCGCACCTGCTCCCGCAGCCCCCGCGCCACAAGCGCCCGCTGCAGCCGAGCCCGAAGAAGAAGAAATCTCCGCTAGTGGCGATCGCGTCCGCACCAGTCCGTTAGTCCGCAAAATGGCAAAAGAAGCCAACGTAGACCTCGGCAAAGTCCGCGGCACCGGCATGGGTGGACGCATCACCAAGGAAGACATCCAGGCCTTCGTCGAAAAACAAAAGACCGCGCCGACTCCAACGCCGCAGCCGCAAGCCGCGCAACCTTCCGCGCCCGCACCTGCTCCCAGCGCCCCCGTCGCCGCCACACCAAACAAATTCGCGGGCACTCCCGGTGCCATCGAGCCCATGTCGGTCATGCGCAAGAAAATCGCCGACCATATGGTCATGTCGAAGCGCACCAGCGCTCACGTGCATGGCGTCTTCGAGGTCGACTTCACCAAAATCGTGAAGCTCCGCGAGAAAAACAAAAACAGCTTCCAGGAAAAGACAGGCCTCAAGCTTACCTACACGCCGTTCTACGCGCGTGCAGTGGCCCACGCGTTGCGCGCATGGCCCATCATCAACGCCTCCGTCGAAGGCGAGAACATTCACTATAAAAAGGACATCAACCTCGGCATCGCCGTAGCTCTCGACTGGGGCCTCATCGTCCCGGTGGTCAAGCAGGCCGACGGCCTAAGCTTCGTCGGGCTCCAGCGCGCCATCACCGACCTCGGCGAACGCGCCCGCGCCAAAAAGCTCAAACCCGAAGACGTCCAGGGCGGCACCTTCACCATCACCAACCCCGGCATCTTCGGAGCAAAGTTCGGCATGCCGATCATCAGCCAGCCCCAGCTCGCGATCTTAGGCATCGGCGCGATCACGAAAGTCCCCATGGTCGTCACCGACAAAGACGGCAACGACAGCATCGCCATCCGCTCGCGCTGCCACATCTCTATCGGCTACGACCACCGAGTAATCGACGGCGCAGTCGCCGACCAGTTCATGGTCGTAGTACGAGACTACCTCCAGAACTGGAACGAACCGTTAATCTAAAAAGTTTGGAAAAGGGTGCCCCACTCTACGCAAAGCGTAGGGTGGGGTTTTCGCTTTGTGTTTCGGAAAATGTACTAGCCCTATCATCCTGAGCGAAGCGTGCGAAGCACGCGGAGTCGAAGGACCCCTGTCGCTACCCAAATATCTTCCTTAATGCACGAGCACAGGAACCCGTCCACTCTCCATCCGCCCACGCTGCGTCTCCACCGTCACCTGTACCCACCACTCTCTCGCCGCGAACGAACGCAGCTCACTCTCTCCCGGCACAGTTAAGATCATCTGCAACTCTGACACCGGCGCAGCCTCCGCCTCCGGGTCCACCGCAAACTCCGCCGTCACCACCGTCCGCGGATCATCGCCCTTCACGCTGGCCATCATCTCCGCACTCCACCATCGCACCGACTTCGCCATCTCGCCCGACGTCTGCAACGCAACCGCAAACGCTTCGCCCGCCCACAACTCCCGCGACGACAACTCCACCCGCATCTCCGGAATCTGTACTACCCGCCGCCGCTTCTGCTGCCATGTCATCCACAGGCCTGCCGCGAAGCACGCACCCGCAACGCAAAACCAACCCCAACTCCGCACCATCGCCGCATACGGAATCAGCACCGCCCACGCCAGAAGCAGCCACCGCAGCACAAACCAAAAGCAGCCCACATCATCCACCCGCTGCCACTCATTCGTCCCATTCACAACGCGATCATAAATGCTGTGCTGCCTTTGGGTGCCCCACGTCTCGCGCTTTCCGAGACGTGGGGTTTTTCCCAAGCGGCCAGCCCACCCCACCCCCCTCGTCTCCTTTACTCTCTCCTGTCATCCTGAGGAGCGCAGCGACGAAGGATCTGCTGTTACTTCGCCCAGGCACTAGCGTTCAAACAATCCACCACGCCATCCACAATCTTCGACAGCCCACCGTTAAACTTTCCCGCGTCCACCACGTTCTTGTTGGCGATCGCATCCGTTAGCCCAATCGCCGATCCCACAAACGACAGCGCCGCCTCTTTCTTATCGTTCCCCGATTTACTTCCGAACAACGCCTCGATCCCATGAACAATCGCCGGCACAAATGCAATCCCCTGTAACAACTTAGCCAAAAATCCCATCTCTCCTCCTTCATTTCTAAAAAAACAAAGAGCCAGGAAGCCCTCTCCCATGCCGTCATCGGGCACGCGGCAAGCTCCCCAACTCTTTAACTCAAAAAATGTGGGTGCCCCACCCTTCCCGAAGGGAGGGTGGGATTGCTGACGCACGCGCCAACTTCGCCCAACCTAACTCCTAATTCCTAACTCCTGTCTTTACCGATGCACCCGCAACCACCCCATCACCAAATTCATCACCGTCACCGCCGCCGCTACCACCGAACCCACGCCCATCATCCGCTGCAAATAGGTCTCATGACGATTCAATCGCTGCTCGATCTCCTGGATCTTCCCTTCATTACCCGTTCCCACCAGGCACCGCACGTGCACCTTCAACTCCGCCAGGTCCGACAACACTCGCTCCTCGAACGCCCCCATCTCCCTCACCCCGCTCATAATGGCCAATCCACTCGCAGCAACATCGCATCGCGCGAATAATTCCGCGGCGTCGCGCCGTCAAACTGCCGCACATAAAAACTCGCCGACCGCGACAACCGCGGAACACTAAAGCTCTGCGCCGTAAACCGCCCCCAAAGATTCCTATCGTTGTCCGGACCCCACCCCTGGTCCGCCCCACGCACCTCGAACCCGCCTCCGCTCGGCGGCGCCAGATGCGTCGCAATCGTCACCTGCGATGCCAGCACCTGCGTGATCTCCGCATCTTTCACCGGCGCCAGCGTCCAGTTCCCCGGACTCACCGCTCCTACCACCGGCAATTTCAGTTTCGCAGTATCGAAACTCAGCGACAGTGACTCCGCCGCATCATTCGCAAATCGAAGCCGATACTCGCACCGGTCCTCACGCAACTCTCGAACTGCAACATCTACCTCTCTGACGATCGCAGTGAACGAAGCCTCCTGCGACGGCGCATTCACCTGCACCGCATCGCCCGGACGCACATCCGTCGCTCCCAGAAAATCGCCCCACACCGCGTACGTCCCAGACCACGCCGTCTGTGTCGCGTCCTCCAACAGCGCTCGCGCGCCATTCGCGCAATCGCCGGCTGTGTGCGCCTCCGGCACTAGCAGTCCCCGCACGCAC
This window encodes:
- a CDS encoding SH3 domain-containing protein, whose product is MSGLRFSSIGGGLRSLKVLLPCLFLLFTFACKRGPLKQAEMMYVSVPQANLRDRVSAVYNKVGVVYAGDKVEVLEKQKRFIHVKTKDGRDGWLELRYLAGQDVADGFDKLKTDNAKTIVQAHGTTRAELNIHLTPDREGDHLYQMKEGEKVEVLKKASAPRGGTPKQTVKPIVSKGPVKKADPAAQAEAEKAKTAAVKPTDKLAAEKADEPVPMEDWFLVRNSQGYVGWVLARMVDIDVPLDIAQYAEGQRIMGYFILNKVPDEDKQVAQYLVLMAAPRDGLPYDYDSIRVFSWNLKRHRYETAYRERNLWGVYPVTSGIENFGKEGDEPVFTIQLKDETGRIVPRKYRMIQPVIRRVLLPGQNEKTDPKLARPEPVKKAEGAGKKKKK
- a CDS encoding c-type cytochrome, with amino-acid sequence MRGFILGVLITLVVLFGGVFLYLKLGMLDIRAAQPISGIEHEMAEMAMDSSVDKQAPHTENPIKPTDDNLMTGAMLYEKNCSLCHGSVADPNHTSPMAQAFYPHVPQIVKRIPGDEDWHLFFVTKYGVRDTGMPAWEKTMKDDDIWRVVTFVKHSDKLSPTVQEMWQTYGTPSGVAPAPAKPAK
- the sucB gene encoding 2-oxoglutarate dehydrogenase, E2 component, dihydrolipoamide succinyltransferase, coding for MPTDVIMPQMGESIFEGTITKWLKQPGDQVQRDEPLFEISTDKVDAEIPAPAAGILKEIKAQAGQTVQVNTVVAIIDAAGSATTSAPKPAAAAPPKSAPQPDGVSSSAPSTSAPSVPAAGPKTDVVMPQMGESIFEGTITKWLKNVGDTVQRDEPLFEISTDKVDAEIPAPVAGVLSEIKVQAGATVQVNTVVATIGGAAGASARAPQAAAPAPSAPAPAAPAPQAPAAAEPEEEEISASGDRVRTSPLVRKMAKEANVDLGKVRGTGMGGRITKEDIQAFVEKQKTAPTPTPQPQAAQPSAPAPAPSAPVAATPNKFAGTPGAIEPMSVMRKKIADHMVMSKRTSAHVHGVFEVDFTKIVKLREKNKNSFQEKTGLKLTYTPFYARAVAHALRAWPIINASVEGENIHYKKDINLGIAVALDWGLIVPVVKQADGLSFVGLQRAITDLGERARAKKLKPEDVQGGTFTITNPGIFGAKFGMPIISQPQLAILGIGAITKVPMVVTDKDGNDSIAIRSRCHISIGYDHRVIDGAVADQFMVVVRDYLQNWNEPLI